Proteins encoded by one window of Bacteroidota bacterium:
- a CDS encoding cbb3-type cytochrome c oxidase subunit II, with protein MTRSIVLFVGVIAAVLMSYTGLSLLPGLQLFDIEPTPGTSDYTFEEAQGRAVYIRDGCIYCHSQQIRPENFGADIARGWAPRPTKAGDYLYDDPHLLGTSRTGPDLSDIASRQPSWDWHMAHFYNPRAVSPGSVMPAYPFYFDVVEPGAVLASQRIVPLPAEYAPPDGKVVVAKEEVEHLYAYLMALRVEPLNAE; from the coding sequence ATGACTCGCTCCATCGTCCTGTTTGTCGGCGTCATCGCGGCCGTCCTGATGAGCTACACCGGGCTGTCGTTGCTGCCCGGCCTGCAGCTTTTCGACATCGAGCCGACACCCGGGACCTCGGACTACACCTTTGAGGAAGCACAAGGGCGGGCGGTGTATATCCGCGACGGCTGCATCTACTGCCACAGCCAGCAGATCCGCCCCGAGAACTTCGGCGCAGATATCGCGCGCGGGTGGGCCCCTCGTCCGACCAAGGCGGGCGACTACCTCTACGATGACCCGCACCTCCTCGGCACGAGCCGTACGGGCCCCGACCTCTCGGACATCGCCAGCCGCCAGCCGTCGTGGGACTGGCATATGGCGCACTTTTACAACCCGCGCGCCGTCAGCCCCGGTTCGGTCATGCCCGCGTACCCGTTCTACTTTGACGTGGTCGAGCCCGGCGCTGTCCTCGCGTCGCAGCGCATCGTGCCACTACCCGCCGAGTACGCCCCGCCCGATGGCAAGGTCGTCGTGGCGAAAGAGGAGGTCGAGCACCTCTACGCCTACCTGATGGCCCTTCGCGTCGAACCGCTCAACGCCGAGTAG
- the ndk gene encoding nucleoside-diphosphate kinase, protein MERTLAIIKPDAVAAGHAGKILDRILAEGFAVRAMKLVHLTKREAEGFYAVHDGRPFFEELTTFMSSAPCVPLVLERDDAVAKWREVIGATNPAEAAEGTIRKRFATSIGENAVHGSDSAANGIKEGRYFFAESAIVSNGADVIDA, encoded by the coding sequence ATGGAACGCACCCTCGCCATCATCAAGCCCGACGCCGTTGCCGCCGGGCACGCTGGCAAGATCCTCGACCGCATCCTCGCCGAAGGCTTCGCCGTTCGCGCGATGAAGCTCGTCCACCTCACGAAGCGTGAGGCCGAGGGCTTCTACGCCGTCCACGACGGGCGACCGTTCTTCGAGGAGCTGACCACGTTCATGTCGAGCGCCCCGTGCGTCCCGCTCGTGCTGGAGCGCGACGATGCCGTGGCGAAATGGCGCGAGGTCATCGGCGCGACCAACCCCGCCGAAGCCGCCGAGGGTACCATCCGCAAACGGTTCGCCACCTCCATCGGCGAGAACGCCGTGCACGGTTCCGACTCGGCTGCAAACGGCATCAAGGAGGGCCGCTACTTCTTCGCTGAGAGCGCGATCGTCTCGAACGGCGCCGACGTGATCGACGCGTAA
- a CDS encoding heavy metal translocating P-type ATPase: MNPCDHCGLPVGAAPVASADGTRAYCCYGCRMVDEVLGSDAVHSPALAESEAQRRLRWRVAAGALAAMFAMALSLAISTGYGFAALRTLDSGIGPAHIALLAAVAPILALLGGPLVNAAWSDLRRGQLSLHTLFVLGVGSAVAVSAVSYVRGGGPVYLETAAMLLVLYTLGRYFEARTKHEATRVLRGLLDVPRGPFLRVRDDGTVEEVQAAAFVVGDSLRLRAGEVAPVDGVVTAGQAYVSEQTWTGEAQPVVRSLGDGLYAGAAPLDGALTLRVTAIAEDRRLARVERLLRDALAKPVAVVAQTDRAMRWLIPAVLVFALATFGGWFVAVGFEAALYASLSVVLIACPCALGLAVPLALMVALREAARRGVLLGSGQALLDLADVRAVAFDKTGTLSAMDAAAVEVLVAQPVFAGGNGEPAPLDAGAVLSLAAGLEAAVRHPLAAPVLAHAETQGVTLSSVADARTVPGVGVVGTVETLFGPQPVGIGNESLLEMLGVTAHPLDDDAARVEAEGGAPLVVVEGDAVVGLVVLREEAQPHAAEAVVALQGQGLPVAVLTGDSGAAARRFTAGLSEQDGADVVTHARLTPESKLDALRSLQREHGAVLMVGDGVNDAAALAAANVGLAVGSGAEVSIDAADGVLYNPDLRNVPALLALSRRTRRTIRQNLGWTFGYNAVGLGLAVAGLLHPLVAVAIMAVSSVFVVANALRLRSPESIA; the protein is encoded by the coding sequence ATGAACCCCTGCGACCACTGTGGCTTGCCGGTAGGGGCGGCTCCGGTCGCCTCGGCGGACGGCACGCGGGCCTACTGCTGCTACGGCTGCCGGATGGTGGATGAGGTGCTCGGCAGCGACGCCGTGCACAGCCCCGCGCTCGCGGAGTCGGAGGCGCAGCGGCGGCTGCGGTGGCGCGTAGCAGCGGGCGCGCTCGCCGCGATGTTCGCGATGGCGCTCAGCCTTGCCATCTCGACCGGCTACGGCTTTGCGGCGCTGCGCACGCTCGACAGCGGTATCGGTCCGGCACACATCGCGCTGCTGGCCGCGGTTGCCCCGATCCTCGCGCTGCTCGGCGGTCCGCTGGTCAACGCCGCGTGGAGCGACCTGCGGCGCGGGCAGCTTTCGCTCCACACGCTGTTCGTGCTCGGCGTCGGGAGTGCGGTCGCGGTGAGCGCCGTGTCGTACGTGCGCGGCGGCGGCCCCGTCTACCTCGAAACCGCCGCGATGCTGCTCGTGCTCTACACGCTCGGGCGCTACTTCGAGGCACGAACCAAACACGAAGCCACGCGCGTCCTGCGCGGCCTGCTCGACGTGCCCCGCGGCCCGTTCCTCCGCGTCCGTGATGACGGGACCGTTGAAGAGGTACAAGCCGCTGCGTTTGTCGTCGGCGACTCGCTGCGGCTGCGTGCGGGGGAGGTCGCCCCGGTCGATGGGGTGGTGACAGCGGGCCAAGCCTACGTCAGCGAGCAGACGTGGACGGGCGAGGCACAACCGGTCGTCCGAAGTCTTGGCGACGGCCTTTACGCCGGAGCCGCGCCGCTCGACGGGGCGCTGACGCTCCGCGTGACAGCCATCGCCGAAGACCGCCGCCTCGCGCGGGTGGAACGGCTCCTTCGCGATGCGCTGGCGAAGCCCGTAGCAGTCGTAGCGCAGACCGACCGGGCGATGCGGTGGCTCATCCCGGCGGTGCTCGTGTTCGCGCTCGCCACGTTCGGCGGCTGGTTCGTCGCTGTCGGCTTCGAGGCGGCGCTCTACGCGAGCCTGAGTGTGGTGCTCATCGCGTGCCCGTGCGCGCTGGGGCTGGCCGTGCCGCTCGCGCTCATGGTGGCGCTCCGCGAGGCCGCCCGGCGCGGCGTGCTGCTGGGCTCCGGCCAAGCCCTCCTCGACCTCGCCGACGTGCGCGCCGTTGCCTTCGACAAGACGGGCACGCTCAGCGCGATGGATGCCGCCGCTGTCGAGGTTCTCGTCGCACAGCCCGTGTTTGCTGGGGGCAATGGCGAACCCGCACCACTCGACGCTGGAGCCGTACTCAGCCTTGCCGCCGGACTGGAGGCTGCGGTACGGCACCCGCTCGCCGCGCCGGTCCTCGCGCATGCCGAGACGCAGGGTGTGACGCTTTCTTCAGTCGCAGATGCGCGAACCGTCCCCGGTGTCGGAGTCGTCGGTACGGTAGAGACGCTGTTTGGGCCGCAGCCAGTTGGCATTGGAAACGAGAGCCTGCTCGAAATGCTCGGCGTGACGGCGCATCCGCTGGACGACGACGCTGCCCGCGTGGAGGCCGAGGGCGGGGCACCGCTCGTCGTCGTGGAAGGTGACGCGGTCGTGGGTCTGGTCGTGCTGCGGGAGGAGGCACAGCCGCACGCTGCGGAGGCCGTCGTCGCGCTGCAAGGACAGGGCCTGCCCGTCGCCGTCCTGACAGGCGACAGCGGCGCGGCGGCGCGGCGGTTCACAGCAGGACTGAGCGAGCAGGACGGCGCGGACGTCGTCACCCACGCTCGCCTCACGCCCGAATCGAAGCTCGATGCCCTGCGATCTCTACAGCGCGAGCACGGTGCCGTCCTGATGGTCGGCGACGGCGTGAACGACGCGGCGGCGCTCGCCGCAGCCAACGTAGGCCTGGCTGTTGGTTCTGGCGCCGAGGTGAGCATCGACGCGGCGGACGGGGTGCTCTACAACCCCGATCTCCGCAACGTACCAGCCCTGCTCGCGCTCAGCCGCCGCACCCGACGTACCATCCGCCAGAATCTTGGCTGGACATTCGGCTACAACGCCGTCGGCCTCGGCCTCGCCGTCGCCGGGCTGCTGCACCCGCTCGTCGCCGTGGCGATCATGGCCGTCAGCAGCGTCTTCGTCGTCGCTAACGCGCTGCGCCTCAGATCACCCGAGTCGATCGCTTGA
- a CDS encoding cbb3-type cytochrome c oxidase subunit I, translating into MVYSSLIIIVMVLLIGMAVSVFILMWSDKRGQYRNVKAGAYVIFDEDEPVGQPQDQTFATVPPPGGDGGGVPRRSAFGPSTYPEPPPGWRSDVDRSVKWPVLAYVGSAVFWLLVGSIFALLASFKFNFPDWLVEDAWLTFGRLRPAHLQTVIFGWLSMVGIGVGTWLWCRLLKTPLRNGGLMLVGCVLWNVGMVIGTIGLLAGFARSIEWVEFPVVAYLIIIAGFLLNNVALFRTLARRRVQHLYVSIWYIGASLLWTPILLVTFLLPVYSGVPHATANWWFAHNILGLWLTPAALAAAYYFIPKVTGRPVYSYHLSIIGFWTLALFYNWAGAHHLVGGPPPQWVVTTGIVFSVMMIIPVVVVALNHHMTIVGRFRRVMASPTLRFVVFGAMSYTSVSIQGSLQSLRGWQEVTHFTHYTIAHSHLGVYAFATMIMFGALYYILPRLTGWEWRSSKLIAAHFWLVGMGIGAYVVALTVGGVIQGLAMLNPNVPFLAVVESTKLWLLIRSVSGTLMTIGHIIFAYLVFENIRKGGPQRDAPTLFPLARRQPAATSSK; encoded by the coding sequence ATGGTCTATTCCTCGCTCATCATCATCGTGATGGTCCTCCTGATCGGGATGGCGGTTTCGGTGTTCATCCTGATGTGGTCGGACAAGCGGGGGCAATACCGCAACGTGAAGGCGGGGGCCTACGTCATCTTCGACGAGGACGAGCCGGTCGGGCAGCCGCAGGACCAGACGTTCGCGACGGTGCCGCCACCCGGCGGGGATGGTGGCGGGGTGCCACGCCGTTCTGCGTTCGGGCCTTCGACCTACCCGGAGCCGCCGCCCGGCTGGCGCTCCGACGTGGACCGCTCGGTGAAGTGGCCGGTGCTGGCCTACGTCGGTTCGGCCGTGTTCTGGCTGCTCGTCGGGTCGATTTTCGCGCTGCTGGCGTCGTTCAAGTTCAACTTCCCCGACTGGCTCGTCGAAGACGCGTGGCTGACGTTCGGGCGGCTGCGTCCGGCGCACCTCCAGACGGTCATCTTCGGCTGGCTCTCGATGGTCGGCATCGGGGTGGGGACGTGGCTGTGGTGCCGTCTGCTCAAGACGCCGTTGCGAAACGGTGGGCTCATGCTCGTCGGGTGCGTGCTGTGGAACGTCGGCATGGTGATCGGGACCATCGGGCTGCTTGCGGGCTTCGCGCGCTCGATCGAGTGGGTCGAGTTCCCTGTCGTCGCCTACCTGATCATCATCGCAGGCTTCCTGCTCAACAACGTCGCGCTCTTCCGGACGCTGGCGCGCCGGCGCGTGCAGCACCTCTACGTGTCGATCTGGTATATCGGGGCGTCGCTACTGTGGACGCCGATCCTGCTCGTCACCTTCCTGCTGCCGGTCTATTCGGGCGTGCCGCACGCGACAGCCAACTGGTGGTTCGCGCACAACATCCTCGGGCTGTGGCTCACGCCCGCTGCGCTCGCGGCGGCGTACTACTTCATTCCCAAGGTGACGGGGCGGCCGGTCTACAGCTACCACCTCTCGATCATCGGCTTCTGGACGCTCGCGCTGTTCTACAACTGGGCGGGGGCGCACCACCTCGTCGGCGGGCCGCCGCCGCAGTGGGTCGTCACGACGGGCATCGTCTTCAGCGTGATGATGATCATTCCGGTGGTGGTGGTGGCGCTCAACCACCACATGACCATCGTGGGGCGCTTTCGGCGCGTGATGGCGAGCCCGACGCTGCGCTTCGTCGTCTTCGGCGCGATGAGCTACACGTCGGTTTCGATCCAAGGCTCGCTGCAGTCGCTGCGTGGCTGGCAGGAGGTGACGCACTTCACGCACTACACGATCGCGCACTCGCACCTCGGCGTCTACGCCTTCGCGACGATGATCATGTTCGGGGCGCTCTACTACATCCTCCCGCGCCTGACAGGCTGGGAGTGGCGCTCCTCGAAGCTCATCGCCGCGCACTTCTGGCTCGTCGGCATGGGCATCGGCGCCTACGTGGTCGCGCTCACCGTAGGCGGCGTCATCCAAGGTCTAGCGATGCTCAACCCCAACGTCCCGTTCCTCGCCGTAGTCGAGTCGACCAAGCTGTGGCTCCTCATCCGCTCGGTGTCGGGCACGCTGATGACGATCGGCCACATCATCTTCGCCTACCTCGTCTTCGAGAACATCCGCAAGGGCGGCCCCCAACGCGACGCCCCGACGCTGTTTCCGCTGGCGCGGCGGCAGCCTGCGGCTACAAGTAGCAAGTGA
- a CDS encoding carboxypeptidase-like regulatory domain-containing protein, translating into MRRLALLPLLFSLVLATAAQAQPLPTATLEGRVTDRDREPIPGASVFLAQTQRGTITDRDGRYRLTRVPLGAHRLVASSAGFETATEDLVLRREGRTQTVNFRLRGLELGEVVVEAERDEKWQERYERFERRFVGETANAAETEILNPFVLDFEQRLTTLTATAREPLVIENRALGYRVYYSLTAFEAEPNRNFFTGEPLFEELEPADDAEAIRWAANRRKAYLGSPRHFLRSLVASIANEQPEQVDETGYSLYIVPNQGGPGGAFGSPFGGRRGGRAERVEVTPSDLLEETRREGEYKLSFVGLMEVIYRNEPEAPGFLQREWAREQRGLRDVQTSQFRFPIPNDRAMLDRFGRELDPRSITLSGYMAYERFAEDLPREYGLAESGLPGAEEAAQLFEEQRLEAQRERAAREAEAAPTDSPEASMEGDGIDEATEDNAEGE; encoded by the coding sequence ATGCGCCGCCTCGCACTCCTCCCCCTGCTCTTCTCGCTCGTCCTCGCTACTGCAGCCCAGGCCCAGCCCCTCCCCACTGCGACGCTTGAGGGGCGCGTCACCGACCGAGACCGGGAGCCGATCCCCGGCGCAAGCGTCTTCCTCGCGCAGACGCAGCGCGGCACCATCACCGACCGCGACGGCCGCTACCGGCTCACGCGCGTCCCGCTCGGCGCCCACCGCCTTGTCGCCTCCAGCGCGGGCTTTGAGACGGCCACGGAAGACCTGGTCCTCCGTCGCGAAGGCCGAACCCAGACCGTCAACTTCCGGCTGCGCGGCCTCGAACTCGGCGAGGTCGTCGTGGAAGCGGAGCGCGACGAGAAGTGGCAGGAGCGCTACGAGCGCTTCGAGCGCCGCTTCGTCGGGGAGACAGCCAACGCCGCCGAGACGGAGATCCTGAACCCGTTCGTCCTCGACTTCGAGCAGCGACTCACGACCCTAACGGCCACAGCCCGCGAGCCCCTCGTGATCGAAAACCGCGCACTCGGCTACCGGGTCTACTACAGCCTCACGGCTTTCGAGGCCGAGCCCAACCGCAACTTCTTCACCGGCGAGCCGCTCTTCGAAGAGCTCGAACCGGCCGACGACGCTGAGGCTATCCGCTGGGCCGCCAACCGACGCAAGGCCTACCTCGGATCGCCGCGTCACTTCCTGCGCAGCCTCGTGGCAAGCATCGCCAACGAGCAACCGGAGCAGGTCGACGAGACGGGCTATAGCCTCTACATCGTGCCCAACCAGGGCGGTCCCGGCGGGGCCTTCGGTAGCCCGTTTGGCGGGCGCCGCGGCGGCCGGGCGGAGCGGGTCGAGGTCACGCCGAGCGACCTCTTGGAGGAAACGCGTCGCGAGGGCGAGTACAAGCTCTCGTTCGTGGGGCTGATGGAGGTGATCTACCGGAACGAGCCCGAGGCCCCCGGCTTCCTGCAACGCGAGTGGGCGCGCGAGCAGCGCGGCCTGCGCGACGTGCAGACCTCGCAGTTTCGCTTCCCGATCCCCAACGACCGAGCGATGCTCGACCGCTTCGGCCGCGAGCTAGATCCGCGCTCGATCACGCTCTCGGGCTACATGGCCTATGAGCGCTTCGCGGAGGACCTCCCCCGCGAGTATGGCCTCGCCGAGAGCGGCTTACCCGGCGCCGAGGAAGCGGCCCAACTTTTCGAAGAGCAGCGACTCGAAGCGCAGCGGGAGCGGGCTGCCCGCGAGGCTGAAGCCGCCCCGACCGACTCTCCTGAAGCCTCGATGGAGGGCGATGGGATAGACGAGGCAACCGAGGACAACGCGGAGGGCGAGTAG
- a CDS encoding ChaN family lipoprotein, translating to MRSLLVLAFALAAVPALAQIPEAAEPSTFRIYTADGGPASFDSLTAAFVGADVVFLGEQHNDPVAHALQLDLLRATTEGERPVALSLEMFEQDVQLVLDEYLAGLIRERDFLAAARPWSNYDSDYRLLVEHARANGQPVLAANAPARYVRLVSQRGVGALAQLPLQARAFLPTPVVPASKALADKFLALMGSMMGHGGGSSADSSAASSHTAQSSGMPSLDGMLAAQNLRDVGMADAIAQHRAAQPDAVVLHVTGSFHSEGGLGIPEHLARLRPDDRVLIVTMVPAGDLDAFDPEAHAGLGDFVVLTDASLPRTYEAGF from the coding sequence ATGCGCTCCCTCCTCGTCCTTGCGTTCGCCCTCGCCGCCGTGCCTGCCCTCGCCCAGATACCCGAAGCTGCTGAACCATCGACCTTTCGCATCTACACGGCCGACGGGGGGCCTGCTAGCTTCGACAGTCTCACCGCAGCGTTCGTCGGCGCCGACGTGGTCTTCCTCGGCGAGCAGCACAACGACCCCGTGGCGCATGCGCTGCAACTCGACCTGCTCCGCGCAACGACTGAGGGTGAGCGTCCCGTCGCGCTGTCGCTGGAGATGTTCGAGCAGGACGTGCAACTGGTCCTTGACGAGTACCTGGCGGGGCTCATCCGCGAGCGGGATTTCCTAGCGGCGGCACGGCCATGGTCGAACTACGATTCTGATTATCGCCTGCTCGTGGAGCATGCCAGGGCGAACGGACAGCCCGTGCTCGCCGCGAACGCACCCGCGCGCTACGTCCGGCTGGTGAGCCAGCGCGGCGTGGGGGCGCTGGCTCAGCTACCGCTCCAGGCGCGGGCCTTCCTACCAACGCCAGTGGTCCCAGCCTCGAAAGCCCTCGCCGACAAGTTTCTCGCGCTCATGGGGAGCATGATGGGGCACGGCGGCGGTTCGAGCGCTGACAGCTCCGCGGCGAGTTCCCATACAGCGCAGAGCTCCGGCATGCCGAGCCTCGATGGGATGCTGGCTGCGCAGAACCTCCGCGATGTTGGCATGGCCGACGCCATTGCCCAACACCGTGCGGCACAGCCGGACGCGGTGGTGCTGCACGTCACGGGCTCGTTCCACAGCGAGGGCGGCCTCGGCATCCCTGAGCACCTGGCCCGGCTCCGCCCTGACGACCGCGTGCTCATCGTGACGATGGTGCCCGCCGGCGATCTAGACGCCTTCGACCCTGAAGCGCATGCTGGCCTTGGTGACTTCGTCGTGCTCACCGACGCGAGCCTGCCGCGCACGTATGAAGCGGGGTTCTGA
- a CDS encoding glucose-6-phosphate isomerase yields MLVYDRSGFSSFIDDGQQSRLRDQALAAHQTTLDGSGAGSNMLGWRSMLRPPNANLIGRIQRLATEIREKADVLVCVGIGGSYLGAEAVNQALGTYFPTDGPGVIFAGHHISPEYHQELLAHLQGKSVYVNVISKSGTTLEPMLAFRFLRQFMEDTFRDHASRIIATTDASKGQLRMLADQKGYRTFVIPDDVGGRFSVLTPVGLLPIAVAGHDIAALMDGAAAQLVDLANAEANEAIAYALDRYILHEAGYRTEILAVFEPKLRGIGAWWQQLFGESEGKEHKGLFPVSVQYSTDLHSLGQYVQEGQRTLVETFLLVQNQDATLTVPEIDGNFDKLNYLAGKDYSAVNRAAYEGTQKAHTDGGVPNCTVAMNRLDARHLGALLYFFEHAVSVSGYLLSVNPFNQPGVEAYKQEMFRRLGRP; encoded by the coding sequence ATGCTCGTCTACGACCGCTCTGGCTTCTCCTCCTTCATCGACGACGGGCAACAGAGCCGCCTGCGCGACCAAGCCCTCGCGGCGCACCAGACGACCCTCGACGGGAGCGGCGCGGGAAGCAACATGCTCGGCTGGCGCTCGATGCTCCGGCCCCCCAACGCGAACCTGATCGGGCGCATCCAGCGGCTCGCGACGGAGATCCGGGAGAAGGCCGACGTGCTCGTCTGCGTCGGGATCGGCGGGTCGTACCTCGGCGCGGAGGCCGTCAACCAAGCGCTCGGCACCTACTTCCCCACCGACGGCCCCGGAGTCATTTTCGCTGGGCACCACATCTCGCCCGAGTACCACCAGGAGTTGCTCGCCCACCTCCAGGGCAAGTCCGTCTATGTTAATGTGATCTCGAAGTCGGGCACCACGCTAGAGCCGATGCTGGCATTCCGCTTCCTGCGGCAGTTCATGGAGGACACCTTCCGCGACCACGCCAGCCGCATCATCGCCACAACGGACGCCTCGAAGGGCCAGCTTCGGATGCTCGCGGACCAGAAAGGCTACCGCACGTTCGTCATCCCCGACGACGTGGGCGGGCGCTTCTCGGTGCTCACGCCGGTGGGCCTCCTCCCTATCGCGGTGGCCGGGCATGACATCGCGGCGCTGATGGACGGGGCCGCGGCGCAACTCGTGGACCTCGCCAATGCCGAGGCGAACGAGGCCATCGCCTACGCGCTCGACCGGTACATCCTGCACGAAGCGGGCTACCGCACCGAGATCCTGGCGGTCTTCGAGCCGAAGCTGCGCGGCATCGGCGCGTGGTGGCAGCAGCTCTTCGGCGAGAGCGAGGGCAAGGAGCACAAAGGCCTCTTCCCGGTCAGCGTGCAATACTCGACCGACCTCCACTCGCTCGGGCAGTACGTCCAGGAGGGCCAGCGCACGCTCGTCGAGACGTTCCTCCTCGTCCAGAACCAGGACGCGACGCTGACCGTGCCGGAGATCGACGGCAACTTCGACAAGCTCAACTACCTCGCCGGGAAGGACTACAGCGCCGTCAACCGCGCGGCCTACGAGGGCACGCAGAAGGCCCACACCGACGGCGGCGTCCCAAACTGCACCGTCGCGATGAACCGCCTCGACGCGCGGCACCTCGGCGCGCTGCTGTACTTCTTCGAGCACGCCGTCTCGGTGAGCGGCTACCTGCTGAGCGTCAACCCGTTCAACCAGCCCGGCGTCGAGGCCTACAAGCAGGAGATGTTCCGTCGCCTCGGGCGCCCGTAG
- a CDS encoding cytochrome c produces MPDQDVPLGPDAPAPLRREIDLPDEGGEAPPMWLWLVVFGVTTFAIFYLGRNIGDFSTSPWGQGDVVVVEEAAPVEPDGEALYLSRCSNCHQADGGGVAGVFPPVDGARWVTDSKPVIIRILLHGMNGEMVVRGETYNGNMPAWGQLSDADLAAIMTHERTSWSNSASPITPEEVAAVRTETAGRTAQWNAAELEPFFDAQIEGVAPAANPAATDTSVVAVLVE; encoded by the coding sequence ATGCCTGATCAGGACGTCCCGCTCGGCCCCGACGCGCCCGCGCCGCTGCGCCGGGAGATCGACCTCCCCGACGAGGGGGGCGAGGCCCCGCCGATGTGGCTGTGGCTCGTCGTTTTCGGCGTGACTACCTTCGCCATCTTCTACCTCGGGCGCAACATCGGCGACTTCTCGACGTCGCCTTGGGGCCAAGGCGACGTCGTTGTGGTGGAGGAGGCGGCTCCGGTCGAGCCCGACGGCGAGGCGCTCTACCTCTCGCGTTGCTCTAACTGCCACCAGGCCGACGGCGGCGGCGTGGCGGGCGTCTTTCCCCCCGTGGACGGCGCGCGCTGGGTGACTGACTCGAAGCCGGTCATCATCCGCATTCTCCTGCATGGCATGAACGGCGAGATGGTCGTGCGCGGCGAGACGTACAACGGCAATATGCCTGCCTGGGGTCAGCTTTCCGACGCCGACCTCGCCGCGATCATGACGCACGAGCGGACGAGTTGGAGCAACAGCGCCTCGCCGATCACGCCCGAAGAAGTGGCTGCCGTTCGCACCGAGACCGCAGGCCGCACCGCGCAATGGAACGCCGCCGAGTTGGAGCCCTTCTTCGATGCCCAGATCGAAGGTGTCGCCCCCGCCGCCAATCCTGCGGCGACCGACACAAGCGTCGTCGCTGTGCTGGTGGAGTGA